A segment of the Rhizobium sp. ZPR4 genome:
TATGCGCGGCGGCGGCTCTGCCTGGCAGTATCGCCATCTCGTGCTCGGCGCTGTCGGCATCTTTCTTTATGTCGGCGCCGAAGTCAGCGTCGGCAGCTTCCTGGTGAACTTCCTGAGCCAGCCCGATATCGCCCATCTCTCCGAGGCCGATGCCGCCCACTACGTCTCCTATTTCTGGGGCGGCGCCATGATCGGCCGTTTCGTCGGTTCGGCAATCATGCGCCATATCGATGATGGCAAGGCGCTCGCCTTCAATGCCGCTGCGGTCATCGTGCTGCTGGTCACCACCGTGCTGACAACAGGCCATGTCGCCATGTGGTCCGTACTGGCGATCGGCCTGTTCAACTCGATCATGTTCCCGACGATCTTCAGCCTGGCGCTGCACGGCCTCGGCAAATATACGAGCCAGGGCTCGGGCATCCTGTGCCTCGCCATCGTCGGCGGCGCCATCCTGCCGGTCATCCAAGGCGGTCTTGCCGATACGATCGGCATTCACCTTGCCTTCCTGATGCCGATCATCTGCTACGTCTACATCGCCTTCTATGGCCTCAAGGGCCACAAGCCTGCGTAGCCTTTGCCAACCATCGCGCCTCGCCGCCTTCCTCGGCGGGGCGCAAAGGGCTTGATCCGAAGCGCGCGGCTTGGCATCGTGCGGCGCAACAAAACGGAAGGACAGGCCTCATGAAAGCGCTGCTGCTCATCGATATCCAGAACGGCTTCTGCCCCGGCGGAAACCTGCCTGTACCGGATGGAGATCAGGTGGTGCCTGTCGCCAACAAGCTCATCGACAGCGGCAGATACGATCTGATCGTCGCCTCGCAGGACTGGCATCCGGCCGGCCACGGCAGCTTCGCCTCTTCTCATTCCGGCAAGAAGCCCTTCGAAATGGGCACGCTCTCTGGCAAGCCGCAGATGATGTGGCCCGACCACTGCGTCCAGAACAGCAAAGATGCCGAGTTCCACCCTGCCCTTCATCTCGATGCCGTCGATTTCATCCAGCAGAAGGGCCAGAACCCCGCGGTCGATAGCTATTCCGCCTTCCGTGACAATGACCAGGCAGCCCTTACCGGGCTGGCGGCTTATCTGCGCGACAAGGGTGTCACCGAACTCGATCTGTGCGGGCTGGCAACGGATTATTGCGTGAAGTTCTCCGCGCTCGACGCCATCGAAATGCTACCCGATGCCACCGTCCGCTTTATCGAGGATGCAAGCCGCGGCATCGATCCTGCCGGTGTCGCTGTGGCAATCGACGACATGCGAGCCCGTGGTGTCGCGGTGA
Coding sequences within it:
- the pncA gene encoding bifunctional nicotinamidase/pyrazinamidase, which translates into the protein MKALLLIDIQNGFCPGGNLPVPDGDQVVPVANKLIDSGRYDLIVASQDWHPAGHGSFASSHSGKKPFEMGTLSGKPQMMWPDHCVQNSKDAEFHPALHLDAVDFIQQKGQNPAVDSYSAFRDNDQAALTGLAAYLRDKGVTELDLCGLATDYCVKFSALDAIEMLPDATVRFIEDASRGIDPAGVAVAIDDMRARGVAVISSQDALA